One genomic region from Salvia hispanica cultivar TCC Black 2014 chromosome 2, UniMelb_Shisp_WGS_1.0, whole genome shotgun sequence encodes:
- the LOC125204264 gene encoding succinate dehydrogenase subunit 7A, mitochondrial-like, with amino-acid sequence MAFLLNKTALSALRFNSQKSNDSMALSRRGFHVEPGTREKALLAEDSSLKRFKSHKQGVRRLKVVGDILTIVVVAGCCYEIYDRAVRREEARKKAT; translated from the exons ATGGCGTTTTTACTCAACAAAACCGCTCTCTCCGCCCTCCGGTTCAATTCCCAG AAATCAAATGATTCGATGGCGCTCTCAAGGCGTGGATTTCATGTGGAGCCAGGGACTCGCGAGAAGGCG CTCTTGGCAGAGGACTCTTCTCTAAAACGCTTCAAATCACATAAGCAAGGAGTACGGCGACTCAAAGTTGTAGGAGATATTCTCACCATTGTAGTTGTAGCTG GATGCTGCTATGAGATCTATGATAGAGCAGTTAGGCGAGAGGAAGCTCGTAAGAAGGCGACTTAA
- the LOC125204863 gene encoding putative late blight resistance protein homolog R1B-16 isoform X1: MNTVDYIQNHPQPSTSLDHSSIQLLRGNICFFLDFIETYSSHGHGGINETVDDLVNQIAAAAHVAEDAFESHAISQFRDGGDSLDLHKVIVAMDLLRDKTLKVKEERGLKHHQPTPNSSKPPISGETIMVGFDDNLTQLLDVLTGNESSRQIISIVGMAGIGLLSHLKELTSNIELVANERDEYRLGEQLYKTLVGRRYLVVLDDMWSVEVWDKIKFYFPDDGNGSRLVFTTRFSDLAVYCSSVCVEMNLLNEYECWELLCVRVFGHEDCPVELELIGREIAAMCKGLPLSVTVIGGLLQKSAKTVEYWQDVLVNIRSVLSSGEGDHCLNVLYSGYTHLPAHLKPCFLYMGTFKEDSEIQVSQLTRLLVAEGFLKPEGNRVLEEVAEDYLKNLVDRNLVVVGKLHKNGKIRSVQIHDLVRDLCISIAEKEKFCPDGRVWFTSKDSCVEDVLQKCKLRFFAYNTLSLNSLFVLPSSISLLWNLQTLIIGGIGYCLVNAPVEIWNMSQLRHVVCNNIHLPDPPPSDGGDGFCILRNLQTLVGVVNFRWSEEACKRVPNVKKLHVRFHDSFAGYEDCLYLVYLQNLRCLHMLESLKIQFPFCILQYPMDLLSKRLSFPTCLNKLHLINCSLTRVDLATIGSLPHLQVVELEHISVLGGKWSAVAGDFPSLKCLRINSCDLVYWGVEASAFRVLERLVVEDLWQLKEIPAEMGKIYTLKLIYLHHCSESAAISAMEIKKEQESFGNDDLLIQVNISFYSSYGFLVRGKEEGLPIDVMRYRPF; this comes from the exons ATGAATACCGTTGATTACATCCAAAACCACCCTCAACCTTCAACTTCTCTTGATCATTCCTCAATTCAGTTACTCCGCGGAAACATTTGCTTCTTCCTTGATTTTATAGAAACTTATTCTTCTCATGGTCATGGAGGTATCAACGAAACTGTCGATGATTTGGTGAATCAGATTGCAGCTGCAGCTCATGTCGCTGAAGATGCATTCGAATCCCACGCCATTTCTCAATTTCGTGATGGTGGTGACTCTCTCGATCTGCACAAGGTAATTGTAGCAATGGATCTTCTCAGAGATAAGACGTTGAAGGTGAAAGAGGAAAGGGGGCTCAAACATCATCAGCCAACACCTAATTCATCAAAACCCCCAATTTCTGGAGAGACAATTATGGTTGGATTTGATGACAACTTAACACAACTCCTGGATGTGCTTACCGGAAATGAGTCCAGCCGCCAAATCATCTCAATCGTCGGCATGGCCGGAATTG GGCTTCTTTCTCACCTAAAGGAACTCACTAGCAATATTGAATTGGTTGCCAATGAAAGAGATGAGTATCGATTAGGAGAGCAATTGTATAAAACTTTGGTGGGTAGGAGATATTTGGTTGTGTTGGATGACATGTGGAGTGTTGAAGTTTGGGACAAGATAAAGTTCTACTTCCCTGATGATGGCAATGGGAGTCGCCTCGTTTTCACTACTAGGTTTTCAGATTTGGCTGTATATTGTAGTTCGGTTTGTGTTGAGATGAATCTTTTAAATGAGTATGAATGTTGGGAGCTATTATGTGTGAGGGTATTCGGACATGAAGATTGCCCTGTTGAACTAGAGCTAATTGGGAGAGAGATTGCTGCAATGTGCAAAGGGCTTCCTCTGTCAGTTACTGTGATTGGAGGGCTTCTTCAAAAGTCAGCTAAGACAGTTGAATATTGGCAGGATGTATTAGTGAATATAAGATCAGTTTTGAGTTCCGGAGAGGGTGATCATTGCTTAAATGTGTTGTATTCTGGTTATACCCATTTGCCTGCTCATCTAAAGCCGTGTTTTCTTTACATGGGGACGTTTAAAGAGGATTCAGAGATTCAAGTCTCGCAACTCACCAGACTTTTGGTTGCAGAGGGGTTTCTAAAACCAGAAGGTAATCGAGTCTTGGAAGAGGTTGCGGAGGATTACTTGAAGAATCTCGTTGATAGGAACCTTGTTGTAGTTGGTAAGTTACATAAGAATGGAAAAATTAGATCTGTTCAGATTCATGATCTTGTAAGAGATCTATGCATAAGTATAGCAGAAAAAGAGAAGTTTTGTCCTGATGGGAGAGTTTGGTTTACGAGCAAGGATTCTTGTGTAGAAGATGTGTTGCAGAAGTGTAAGCTGCGGTTCTTTGCTTACAACACACTGTCTTTGAACTCCTTGTTCGTGCTTCCTTCTTCAATATCCTTGCTTTGGAATCTGCAAACATTGATTATTGGAGGAATAGGATATTGTCTAGTTAATGCACCAGTTGAAATTTGGAATATGTCACAACTTAGGCATGTTGTGTGCAACAATATTCATCTACCCGATCCTCCACCAAGTGACGGGGGTGATGGCTTTTGCATTTTGAGAAACTTGCAAACACTCGTGGGAGTAGTGAATTTCAGATGGAGCGAGGAGGCGTGCAAGAGAGTCCCCAATGTCAAGAAATTGCACGTGAGGTTTCATGATAGCTTCGCAGGTTATGAAGATTGCTTGTACCTAGTCTATCTCCAGAATTTGAGGTGTTTACATATGCTTGAATCACTGAAGATACAGTTCCCTTTCTGTATATTGCAATATCCTATGGATCTGCTGAGCAAAAGGCTCAGTTTCCCCACTTGTCTAAACAAGCTGCATCTGATAAACTGCAGTCTTACTCGAGTAGACCTGGCAACGATTGGTTCGTTGCCCCATCTGCAAGTTGTTGAGCTAGAACACATTTCTGTTTTGGGAGGTAAGTGGAGCGCTGTGGCTGGTGATTTTCCTAGTCTCAAGTGTTTGAGAATCAACAGCTGTGATCTCGTGTATTGGGGTGTAGAGGCCTCTGCTTTTCGAGTCCTTGAGAGGCTCGTTGTGGAGGATTTGTGGCAGTTGAAAGAGATCCCTGCAGAGATGggaaaaatatatacacttaAACTCATTTATTTGCATCACTGCTCCGAGTCTGCGGCCATTTCAGCAATGGAGATCAAGAAAGAACAAGAGAGCTTTGGGAACGATGACCTTTTGATTCAAGTCAACATCTCTTTCTACTCCAGTTATGGTTTTCTGGTAAGGGGGAAAGAAGAGGGCTTACCCATCGATGTTATGCGATACAGGCCCTTTTGA
- the LOC125204863 gene encoding putative late blight resistance protein homolog R1B-16 isoform X2 produces MCLPEMSPAAKSSQSSAWPELDYNLSSIFLGLLSHLKELTSNIELVANERDEYRLGEQLYKTLVGRRYLVVLDDMWSVEVWDKIKFYFPDDGNGSRLVFTTRFSDLAVYCSSVCVEMNLLNEYECWELLCVRVFGHEDCPVELELIGREIAAMCKGLPLSVTVIGGLLQKSAKTVEYWQDVLVNIRSVLSSGEGDHCLNVLYSGYTHLPAHLKPCFLYMGTFKEDSEIQVSQLTRLLVAEGFLKPEGNRVLEEVAEDYLKNLVDRNLVVVGKLHKNGKIRSVQIHDLVRDLCISIAEKEKFCPDGRVWFTSKDSCVEDVLQKCKLRFFAYNTLSLNSLFVLPSSISLLWNLQTLIIGGIGYCLVNAPVEIWNMSQLRHVVCNNIHLPDPPPSDGGDGFCILRNLQTLVGVVNFRWSEEACKRVPNVKKLHVRFHDSFAGYEDCLYLVYLQNLRCLHMLESLKIQFPFCILQYPMDLLSKRLSFPTCLNKLHLINCSLTRVDLATIGSLPHLQVVELEHISVLGGKWSAVAGDFPSLKCLRINSCDLVYWGVEASAFRVLERLVVEDLWQLKEIPAEMGKIYTLKLIYLHHCSESAAISAMEIKKEQESFGNDDLLIQVNISFYSSYGFLVRGKEEGLPIDVMRYRPF; encoded by the exons ATGTGCTTACCGGAAATGAGTCCAGCCGCCAAATCATCTCAATCGTCGGCATGGCCGGAATTG GATTATAATTTGTCAAGTATTTTCCTAGGGCTTCTTTCTCACCTAAAGGAACTCACTAGCAATATTGAATTGGTTGCCAATGAAAGAGATGAGTATCGATTAGGAGAGCAATTGTATAAAACTTTGGTGGGTAGGAGATATTTGGTTGTGTTGGATGACATGTGGAGTGTTGAAGTTTGGGACAAGATAAAGTTCTACTTCCCTGATGATGGCAATGGGAGTCGCCTCGTTTTCACTACTAGGTTTTCAGATTTGGCTGTATATTGTAGTTCGGTTTGTGTTGAGATGAATCTTTTAAATGAGTATGAATGTTGGGAGCTATTATGTGTGAGGGTATTCGGACATGAAGATTGCCCTGTTGAACTAGAGCTAATTGGGAGAGAGATTGCTGCAATGTGCAAAGGGCTTCCTCTGTCAGTTACTGTGATTGGAGGGCTTCTTCAAAAGTCAGCTAAGACAGTTGAATATTGGCAGGATGTATTAGTGAATATAAGATCAGTTTTGAGTTCCGGAGAGGGTGATCATTGCTTAAATGTGTTGTATTCTGGTTATACCCATTTGCCTGCTCATCTAAAGCCGTGTTTTCTTTACATGGGGACGTTTAAAGAGGATTCAGAGATTCAAGTCTCGCAACTCACCAGACTTTTGGTTGCAGAGGGGTTTCTAAAACCAGAAGGTAATCGAGTCTTGGAAGAGGTTGCGGAGGATTACTTGAAGAATCTCGTTGATAGGAACCTTGTTGTAGTTGGTAAGTTACATAAGAATGGAAAAATTAGATCTGTTCAGATTCATGATCTTGTAAGAGATCTATGCATAAGTATAGCAGAAAAAGAGAAGTTTTGTCCTGATGGGAGAGTTTGGTTTACGAGCAAGGATTCTTGTGTAGAAGATGTGTTGCAGAAGTGTAAGCTGCGGTTCTTTGCTTACAACACACTGTCTTTGAACTCCTTGTTCGTGCTTCCTTCTTCAATATCCTTGCTTTGGAATCTGCAAACATTGATTATTGGAGGAATAGGATATTGTCTAGTTAATGCACCAGTTGAAATTTGGAATATGTCACAACTTAGGCATGTTGTGTGCAACAATATTCATCTACCCGATCCTCCACCAAGTGACGGGGGTGATGGCTTTTGCATTTTGAGAAACTTGCAAACACTCGTGGGAGTAGTGAATTTCAGATGGAGCGAGGAGGCGTGCAAGAGAGTCCCCAATGTCAAGAAATTGCACGTGAGGTTTCATGATAGCTTCGCAGGTTATGAAGATTGCTTGTACCTAGTCTATCTCCAGAATTTGAGGTGTTTACATATGCTTGAATCACTGAAGATACAGTTCCCTTTCTGTATATTGCAATATCCTATGGATCTGCTGAGCAAAAGGCTCAGTTTCCCCACTTGTCTAAACAAGCTGCATCTGATAAACTGCAGTCTTACTCGAGTAGACCTGGCAACGATTGGTTCGTTGCCCCATCTGCAAGTTGTTGAGCTAGAACACATTTCTGTTTTGGGAGGTAAGTGGAGCGCTGTGGCTGGTGATTTTCCTAGTCTCAAGTGTTTGAGAATCAACAGCTGTGATCTCGTGTATTGGGGTGTAGAGGCCTCTGCTTTTCGAGTCCTTGAGAGGCTCGTTGTGGAGGATTTGTGGCAGTTGAAAGAGATCCCTGCAGAGATGggaaaaatatatacacttaAACTCATTTATTTGCATCACTGCTCCGAGTCTGCGGCCATTTCAGCAATGGAGATCAAGAAAGAACAAGAGAGCTTTGGGAACGATGACCTTTTGATTCAAGTCAACATCTCTTTCTACTCCAGTTATGGTTTTCTGGTAAGGGGGAAAGAAGAGGGCTTACCCATCGATGTTATGCGATACAGGCCCTTTTGA